Proteins co-encoded in one Phycodurus eques isolate BA_2022a chromosome 14, UOR_Pequ_1.1, whole genome shotgun sequence genomic window:
- the exd1 gene encoding piRNA biogenesis protein EXD1 isoform X2, translated as MPDDDTLFMNIFQGKRVKLTLKTSSYLGVVHRINSNKTLILTNVIRGCNGCEITGSRLFYGHEILNVEFTNEENIEYGTITECLEDQLKVENFQPYRKTLYPTDDEGEQYIHFEVIDGFHEKFGPAVMTIKKQHVVGVGGDGVEMYKNGRLCWLQIATKNKVYLFDILSLGARAFKNGLTMILENKCILKVIHDCRAIAGCLMAQFGVKLTNVFDTQVADVLCFHSETGGFLPDRVSTLQEVVSLHLKVPSSQLLTLKTKSQLTKEETEMWYKRPCPLPLLKVMALSVIHLQPVRLMLLDSLLTDYMALVDAYLSNSQYPLDYLESMNLESAFELPSEFRLLEQMRRERQERATKLYPITEKGLLSRASPGAASPPQTSPLAEGHKCTQSIMEPSPPEPTEADQNQLPLTVNVASPDPVPNTLSEPVSEMPFSGVGRGCAALMMGVMGRGRHFVTSFPPPHFQQRPLDSDTSSTDPKREKWEHGSLWE; from the exons ATGCCGGACGACGACACCCTATTCATGAATATATTCCAAGGGAAACGCGTTAAACTTACCCTCAAGACGTCGTCTTACCTCGGCGTTGTACATCGTATTAACTCCAACAAAACTTTGATCCTCACCAACG TCATACGTGGCTGTAATGGATGTGAAATAACCGGATCGAGATTATTCTATGGTCACGAGATTCTGAATG TGGAGTTTACCAATGAGGAGAACATAGAGTATGG AACTATTACTGAATGCCTTGAAGACCAGTTGAAGGTGGAAAACTTCCAGCCATACAGAAAGACTCTTTACCCCA cTGATGACGAAGGTGAACAATACATACACTTTGAAGTCATTGATGGGTTTCATGAGAAATTTGGACCTGCT GTGATGACTATCAAGAAGCAGCATGTGGTTGGTGTTGGAGGTGATGGGGTGGAGATGTACAAGAATGGCCGACTGTGTTGGCTTCAG ATCGCTACAAAAAACAAGGTTTATCTCTTTGACATCCTATCACTTGGAGCGAGGGCCTTTAAAAACGGTCTCACCATGATTCTTGAGAACAAGTGCATACTGAAG GTTATCCATGACTGCAGAGCTATTGCCGGATGTCTGATGGCACAATTCGGAGTAAAGCTGACTAATGTCTTTGACACTCAG GTGGCAGATGTTTTGTGCTTCCACTCTGAGACAGGCGGATTCCTTCCTGACAGAGTGAGCACTCTTCAGGAGGTGGTGAGTCTCCACCTGAAGGTGCCCTCGTCCCAGCTCTTGACTCTGAAGACCAAGTCCCAGCTCACCAAG gaGGAGACTGAGATGTGGTACAAGCGTCCATGTCCCTTACCCCTGCTGAAGGTGATGGCGCTGTCAGTGATCCACTTGCAACCTGTCAGACTGATGCTGCTGGATTCTCTCCTGACCGACTACATGGCCCTAGTGGACGCCTACCTCTCGAACAGCCAGTACCCGCTTGATTATTTGGAGAGCATGAATCTG GAGAGTGCTTTTGAGTTACCCTCTGAGTTCCGGCTGCTGGAGCAGATGCGTCGTGAGCGTCAGGAGCGTGCCACCAAACTTTACCCCATCACAGAGAAAGGTCTGCTGTCTCGCGCCAGTCCTGGAGCGGCGTCCCCACCCCAGACCTCACCTCTGGCAGAGggacacaaatgcacacagtcAATCATGGAACCATCACCACCAGAACCAACAGAAGCAGATCAGAACCAGCTCCCCCTAACTGTGAATGTGGCCTCTCCGGATCCAGTCCCAAACACCTTGTCAGAGCCGGTGAGTGAAATGCCTTTCAGCGGTGTAGGCAGAGGGTGCGCAGCCCTAATGATGGGAGTGATGGGTCGGGGGAGGCATTTTGTGACCAGCTTCCCCCCTCCCCACTTTCAGCAGAGACCCCTTGATTCAGATACTAGCAGCACAGATCCCAAGAGGGAGAAGTGGGAGCATGGTAGTCTCTGGGAATGA
- the exd1 gene encoding piRNA biogenesis protein EXD1 isoform X1 — protein MPDDDTLFMNIFQGKRVKLTLKTSSYLGVVHRINSNKTLILTNVIRGCNGCEITGSRLFYGHEILNVEFTNEENIEYGTITECLEDQLKVENFQPYRKTLYPTDDEGEQYIHFEVIDGFHEKFGPAVMTIKKQHVVGVGGDGVEMYKNGRLCWLQIATKNKVYLFDILSLGARAFKNGLTMILENKCILKVIHDCRAIAGCLMAQFGVKLTNVFDTQVQEVADVLCFHSETGGFLPDRVSTLQEVVSLHLKVPSSQLLTLKTKSQLTKEETEMWYKRPCPLPLLKVMALSVIHLQPVRLMLLDSLLTDYMALVDAYLSNSQYPLDYLESMNLESAFELPSEFRLLEQMRRERQERATKLYPITEKGLLSRASPGAASPPQTSPLAEGHKCTQSIMEPSPPEPTEADQNQLPLTVNVASPDPVPNTLSEPVSEMPFSGVGRGCAALMMGVMGRGRHFVTSFPPPHFQQRPLDSDTSSTDPKREKWEHGSLWE, from the exons ATGCCGGACGACGACACCCTATTCATGAATATATTCCAAGGGAAACGCGTTAAACTTACCCTCAAGACGTCGTCTTACCTCGGCGTTGTACATCGTATTAACTCCAACAAAACTTTGATCCTCACCAACG TCATACGTGGCTGTAATGGATGTGAAATAACCGGATCGAGATTATTCTATGGTCACGAGATTCTGAATG TGGAGTTTACCAATGAGGAGAACATAGAGTATGG AACTATTACTGAATGCCTTGAAGACCAGTTGAAGGTGGAAAACTTCCAGCCATACAGAAAGACTCTTTACCCCA cTGATGACGAAGGTGAACAATACATACACTTTGAAGTCATTGATGGGTTTCATGAGAAATTTGGACCTGCT GTGATGACTATCAAGAAGCAGCATGTGGTTGGTGTTGGAGGTGATGGGGTGGAGATGTACAAGAATGGCCGACTGTGTTGGCTTCAG ATCGCTACAAAAAACAAGGTTTATCTCTTTGACATCCTATCACTTGGAGCGAGGGCCTTTAAAAACGGTCTCACCATGATTCTTGAGAACAAGTGCATACTGAAG GTTATCCATGACTGCAGAGCTATTGCCGGATGTCTGATGGCACAATTCGGAGTAAAGCTGACTAATGTCTTTGACACTCAGGTACAAGAG GTGGCAGATGTTTTGTGCTTCCACTCTGAGACAGGCGGATTCCTTCCTGACAGAGTGAGCACTCTTCAGGAGGTGGTGAGTCTCCACCTGAAGGTGCCCTCGTCCCAGCTCTTGACTCTGAAGACCAAGTCCCAGCTCACCAAG gaGGAGACTGAGATGTGGTACAAGCGTCCATGTCCCTTACCCCTGCTGAAGGTGATGGCGCTGTCAGTGATCCACTTGCAACCTGTCAGACTGATGCTGCTGGATTCTCTCCTGACCGACTACATGGCCCTAGTGGACGCCTACCTCTCGAACAGCCAGTACCCGCTTGATTATTTGGAGAGCATGAATCTG GAGAGTGCTTTTGAGTTACCCTCTGAGTTCCGGCTGCTGGAGCAGATGCGTCGTGAGCGTCAGGAGCGTGCCACCAAACTTTACCCCATCACAGAGAAAGGTCTGCTGTCTCGCGCCAGTCCTGGAGCGGCGTCCCCACCCCAGACCTCACCTCTGGCAGAGggacacaaatgcacacagtcAATCATGGAACCATCACCACCAGAACCAACAGAAGCAGATCAGAACCAGCTCCCCCTAACTGTGAATGTGGCCTCTCCGGATCCAGTCCCAAACACCTTGTCAGAGCCGGTGAGTGAAATGCCTTTCAGCGGTGTAGGCAGAGGGTGCGCAGCCCTAATGATGGGAGTGATGGGTCGGGGGAGGCATTTTGTGACCAGCTTCCCCCCTCCCCACTTTCAGCAGAGACCCCTTGATTCAGATACTAGCAGCACAGATCCCAAGAGGGAGAAGTGGGAGCATGGTAGTCTCTGGGAATGA
- the exd1 gene encoding piRNA biogenesis protein EXD1 isoform X3: protein MPDDDTLFMNIFQGKRVKLTLKTSSYLGVVHRINSNKTLILTNVIRGCNGCEITGSRLFYGHEILNVEFTNEENIEYGTITECLEDQLKVENFQPYRKTLYPTDDEGEQYIHFEVIDGFHEKFGPAVMTIKKQHVVGVGGDGVEMYKNGRLCWLQIATKNKVYLFDILSLGARAFKNGLTMILENKCILKVIHDCRAIAGCLMAQFGVKLTNVFDTQVQEVADVLCFHSETGGFLPDRVSTLQEVVSLHLKVPSSQLLTLKTKSQLTKEETEMWYKRPCPLPLLKVMALSVIHLQPVRLMLLDSLLTDYMALVDAYLSNSQYPLDYLESMNLESAFELPSEFRLLEQMRRERQERATKLYPITEKGLLSRASPGAASPPQTSPLAEGHKCTQSIMEPSPPEPTEADQNQLPLTVNVASPDPVPNTLSEPQRPLDSDTSSTDPKREKWEHGSLWE, encoded by the exons ATGCCGGACGACGACACCCTATTCATGAATATATTCCAAGGGAAACGCGTTAAACTTACCCTCAAGACGTCGTCTTACCTCGGCGTTGTACATCGTATTAACTCCAACAAAACTTTGATCCTCACCAACG TCATACGTGGCTGTAATGGATGTGAAATAACCGGATCGAGATTATTCTATGGTCACGAGATTCTGAATG TGGAGTTTACCAATGAGGAGAACATAGAGTATGG AACTATTACTGAATGCCTTGAAGACCAGTTGAAGGTGGAAAACTTCCAGCCATACAGAAAGACTCTTTACCCCA cTGATGACGAAGGTGAACAATACATACACTTTGAAGTCATTGATGGGTTTCATGAGAAATTTGGACCTGCT GTGATGACTATCAAGAAGCAGCATGTGGTTGGTGTTGGAGGTGATGGGGTGGAGATGTACAAGAATGGCCGACTGTGTTGGCTTCAG ATCGCTACAAAAAACAAGGTTTATCTCTTTGACATCCTATCACTTGGAGCGAGGGCCTTTAAAAACGGTCTCACCATGATTCTTGAGAACAAGTGCATACTGAAG GTTATCCATGACTGCAGAGCTATTGCCGGATGTCTGATGGCACAATTCGGAGTAAAGCTGACTAATGTCTTTGACACTCAGGTACAAGAG GTGGCAGATGTTTTGTGCTTCCACTCTGAGACAGGCGGATTCCTTCCTGACAGAGTGAGCACTCTTCAGGAGGTGGTGAGTCTCCACCTGAAGGTGCCCTCGTCCCAGCTCTTGACTCTGAAGACCAAGTCCCAGCTCACCAAG gaGGAGACTGAGATGTGGTACAAGCGTCCATGTCCCTTACCCCTGCTGAAGGTGATGGCGCTGTCAGTGATCCACTTGCAACCTGTCAGACTGATGCTGCTGGATTCTCTCCTGACCGACTACATGGCCCTAGTGGACGCCTACCTCTCGAACAGCCAGTACCCGCTTGATTATTTGGAGAGCATGAATCTG GAGAGTGCTTTTGAGTTACCCTCTGAGTTCCGGCTGCTGGAGCAGATGCGTCGTGAGCGTCAGGAGCGTGCCACCAAACTTTACCCCATCACAGAGAAAGGTCTGCTGTCTCGCGCCAGTCCTGGAGCGGCGTCCCCACCCCAGACCTCACCTCTGGCAGAGggacacaaatgcacacagtcAATCATGGAACCATCACCACCAGAACCAACAGAAGCAGATCAGAACCAGCTCCCCCTAACTGTGAATGTGGCCTCTCCGGATCCAGTCCCAAACACCTTGTCAGAGCCG CAGAGACCCCTTGATTCAGATACTAGCAGCACAGATCCCAAGAGGGAGAAGTGGGAGCATGGTAGTCTCTGGGAATGA